The following are from one region of the Paenibacillus sp. KS-LC4 genome:
- a CDS encoding ornithine--oxo-acid transaminase, giving the protein MKEKVNTIERTERLGAHNYHPLPIVIAKAEGVWVEDPDGKRYMDMLSGYSALNQGHRHPRIIEALKKQADLVTLTSRAFYNEPLGELLALLTELTGKNMLLPMNTGVEAVETAVKAARRYGYRVKGIPAGQADIIVCAGNFHGRTLTVTSFSSEPSYREDFGPFTPGFTLIPYGDIAALEAAISPNTAAFLVEPIQGEAGIIIPPDGYLRKAAALCHQHQVLLMADEIQTGFGRTGKRFACDWEGVTPDVYILGKALGGGVLPVSAVAADSSVLGVFEPGSHGSTFGGNPLASAVAVASLRVTEDERLADRSLTLGEKLLTMLRELKHRDIVEVRGRGLFIAIELRGAARPYCEKLKEAGLLCKETHEKVIRLAPPLILSEDELAWAAERIAGVFQTL; this is encoded by the coding sequence ATGAAGGAGAAGGTCAATACGATTGAGCGGACCGAGCGGCTTGGCGCGCATAATTATCACCCGCTGCCGATTGTAATCGCCAAGGCGGAGGGCGTGTGGGTCGAGGACCCGGATGGAAAGCGTTACATGGATATGCTTAGCGGGTATTCGGCGCTTAATCAAGGACATCGGCATCCGCGCATTATTGAAGCCTTGAAGAAGCAAGCGGATCTGGTCACGCTGACGTCGCGAGCCTTTTATAATGAGCCGCTTGGGGAATTGCTTGCGCTGCTGACGGAATTGACGGGCAAAAATATGCTGCTTCCGATGAATACAGGAGTAGAAGCGGTAGAGACGGCGGTGAAGGCAGCCCGCAGATACGGCTACCGGGTAAAAGGCATCCCGGCGGGCCAAGCGGATATTATTGTTTGTGCCGGAAATTTTCACGGCCGAACGCTGACCGTTACGTCTTTCTCCTCCGAGCCCTCGTACAGGGAAGATTTTGGCCCGTTTACGCCTGGCTTCACCCTCATTCCTTATGGGGATATTGCGGCGCTGGAAGCAGCGATTTCTCCGAATACAGCCGCCTTTCTCGTCGAGCCGATTCAAGGGGAGGCGGGCATCATCATCCCGCCAGACGGCTATTTGCGCAAGGCTGCCGCTTTGTGCCATCAGCATCAGGTGCTGCTGATGGCCGATGAGATACAGACAGGGTTTGGCCGCACGGGCAAGCGCTTCGCCTGTGATTGGGAAGGGGTTACGCCAGATGTTTACATTTTGGGCAAGGCGCTGGGCGGCGGCGTGCTGCCTGTGTCAGCGGTGGCGGCGGACAGCAGCGTTCTGGGGGTGTTTGAGCCGGGCTCGCATGGCTCGACGTTTGGCGGCAATCCGCTGGCGAGCGCCGTAGCTGTCGCATCGCTCCGTGTAACCGAGGACGAGCGCCTGGCGGACAGATCGCTAACGCTGGGCGAGAAGCTGCTCACTATGCTTCGAGAGCTCAAGCACCGAGATATCGTGGAGGTGCGCGGCAGGGGGCTGTTTATTGCGATCGAGCTGAGAGGAGCGGCGCGTCCGTACTGTGAGAAGCTAAAGGAGGCTGGCTTGCTATGCAAGGAGACGCATGAAAAAGTCATTCGGCTCGCGCCGCCGCTGATCCTTTCTGAAGACGAGCTTGCATGGGCGGCCGAGCGTATTG
- a CDS encoding proline dehydrogenase family protein yields MAIMRDMLLYLSKNRVANRMALRFGLRLGAERFVAGETLAEAMKKVAALNESGLLVTLDHLGEFTRSEPEAKEAAEEVVRGLQAIASAGASANVSVKLTQLGLDISYPLCLSLMRTIVSEAKRLNSFVRIDMEDYARNESSIQMYEQLRAEFGHPIGIVLQAYLFKTEADMERLHMLKPNYRLVKGAYKEPPEVAFPDKADVDRQFIHIIKKQLDNGHYAAVATHDTAIIDWVKGYVKEQAIPLERFEFQMLYGIRTALQQQLAEEGYKVRTYVPYGTDWYGYFMRRLAERPENVSFVLKSMFKR; encoded by the coding sequence ATGGCAATCATGCGTGATATGCTGCTCTATTTGTCCAAAAACCGAGTAGCCAATCGGATGGCGTTGCGCTTTGGGCTTCGCCTTGGCGCAGAACGCTTCGTAGCGGGAGAGACGCTTGCCGAAGCGATGAAGAAGGTAGCCGCGCTTAATGAAAGCGGCCTTCTCGTTACGCTTGACCATTTGGGCGAATTTACACGAAGCGAGCCGGAGGCGAAGGAAGCTGCCGAGGAGGTTGTGAGAGGGCTGCAAGCCATTGCCAGCGCGGGAGCTTCCGCCAACGTATCGGTGAAGCTGACGCAGCTGGGGCTGGATATTTCTTATCCGTTGTGCCTCAGTCTTATGCGAACGATTGTGTCAGAGGCGAAGCGCTTGAACAGCTTTGTGCGCATTGATATGGAGGATTATGCCCGCAATGAGTCGTCGATCCAAATGTATGAGCAGCTGCGCGCTGAATTCGGCCATCCGATCGGCATTGTGCTGCAGGCCTATTTATTCAAAACCGAAGCGGACATGGAACGGCTGCACATGCTAAAGCCGAACTACCGCTTGGTAAAAGGAGCCTACAAGGAGCCGCCGGAGGTCGCCTTCCCTGACAAAGCGGATGTGGATCGCCAGTTTATCCATATCATAAAAAAGCAGCTGGACAACGGCCATTATGCCGCTGTTGCAACCCATGATACTGCGATTATTGATTGGGTGAAGGGCTATGTCAAGGAGCAAGCGATTCCGCTGGAGCGATTTGAATTTCAAATGCTGTATGGCATTCGTACAGCGCTCCAGCAGCAGCTCGCGGAGGAGGGCTACAAGGTACGTACCTATGTGCCGTACGGAACGGATTGGTATGGCTATTTCATGCGGAGGCTGGCCGAACGGCCGGAAAATGTCTCTTTTGTGCTCAAATCCATGTTCAAGCGATAA
- a CDS encoding VOC family protein: MSQDIWINLPVKDVERSAAFFNEIGFHAVSVGTERAKLAIGQTTILLFPDAVFEKFTGSKKADTSHCAEVIFSISAASREEVDAFIQKVELAGGSIFSKPSENDGWMYGAAFADLDGHRWNLLYMDESKMPKR, from the coding sequence ATGTCACAGGATATTTGGATTAATTTGCCAGTCAAAGATGTTGAGAGGTCAGCTGCCTTTTTCAATGAGATTGGATTCCATGCGGTGAGTGTTGGTACCGAGAGAGCGAAGCTTGCCATAGGCCAAACAACGATTTTGCTGTTCCCGGATGCGGTGTTTGAGAAATTTACAGGTTCAAAAAAAGCAGATACTTCCCATTGCGCGGAAGTCATATTTTCAATTAGTGCTGCCAGCAGAGAAGAAGTGGATGCTTTTATTCAAAAAGTGGAGCTTGCTGGCGGAAGCATCTTTAGCAAGCCGAGTGAAAATGACGGCTGGATGTACGGCGCAGCCTTTGCCGACCTGGACGGTCACCGCTGGAACCTGCTGTATATGGATGAGAGCAAAATGCCGAAACGCTAA
- a CDS encoding IclR family transcriptional regulator encodes MVQSIDRAMQIIQLLMSDYSRTGWAISDISERVGLALSTTHRLISTLVRQELIVQLPETKRYRLGPKWMEVGLQQLEQLDLRMAARPIMERLAEEVKETVFLTIPYGLFSMGVDKVDSSVKKRVVEGLGERIAMHIGASNKVILANMKRSEAEALLVRLVEDQEKRMQLLSALPGIRKAGYAVSYAELTEGTAAISSPIIGFGRKVAGALGIGVSADQLTEERLDDLSKQVIQAAHEITTTIGG; translated from the coding sequence TTGGTTCAATCTATTGATCGCGCAATGCAAATTATTCAGCTGCTCATGTCTGATTACAGCCGTACTGGCTGGGCGATATCTGATATTTCAGAGCGGGTAGGCTTGGCGTTAAGTACGACGCATAGACTCATTAGCACATTAGTGCGGCAGGAGCTGATTGTTCAGCTTCCAGAGACGAAGCGTTACCGTCTGGGACCGAAGTGGATGGAGGTCGGCTTGCAGCAGCTGGAACAGCTGGATTTGCGCATGGCGGCAAGGCCGATTATGGAGCGGCTGGCGGAGGAAGTGAAGGAAACGGTATTTTTGACGATTCCTTACGGTTTGTTTTCAATGGGGGTCGATAAAGTAGACAGCTCGGTGAAGAAGCGTGTTGTAGAAGGCTTGGGTGAGCGGATCGCGATGCACATCGGCGCGTCGAATAAAGTGATTTTGGCCAATATGAAAAGGAGTGAAGCGGAGGCGTTACTGGTTCGACTGGTCGAGGATCAAGAGAAGCGCATGCAGCTGCTCTCGGCTTTGCCCGGCATCAGGAAGGCGGGATATGCGGTCAGCTATGCTGAGCTTACGGAAGGAACGGCGGCGATTTCTTCACCCATCATCGGCTTTGGGCGTAAAGTAGCTGGCGCGCTAGGGATTGGTGTCTCGGCAGATCAGTTGACAGAGGAGCGTCTGGATGATCTAAGCAAGCAGGTTATACAGGCTGCTCACGAAATTACGACAACGATTGGCGGTTAA